The genomic segment GGTCGCGGCCGTCGAGGGGGCCGTGGCCTCCGTCCGCGACCGCCTGGGCACGGTCGCCCGCGCGCTGCGCGACCGCCTCGTGGCCGAGCGCTCGGCGCGCGACCGCGCCGAGACCGCGCTGGCCGCCGAGCGCGCCGCGCTGGACCGGGCGCGGCAGCAGACCGCCTGGCTGGAGGACGAGCTCGCCCGCCGGGCGGCGGTCGAGGAGCAGTTGCGCCGTGCCCTGGACGCCCTGGGCGCCGAGCTCGCGGCCGTCCGCGCCGGCGAGGGGGAGCGCATGGCCCGCCTGGGCGCCCAGGTCGAGGCGGTCGTGCGGATCGCCGCCGGCCTGCGCGACGGCGTGGCCCGCGAGCGCGACGCCGAGCATGAGGCGCTCACGGCGTCCCTGTCGGCGATGCAGGCGCGCGTGACCGAGCTGACGGCCCGCGTGGCGGCCGCCGCGGACGCCGGCGCCGAGCTGGAGGCCGAGCGCACGGCGCGCTGGGTCGCCGAGGCCGAGCTGGAGGCCGAGCGCCGCCGCGGCGACGAGGACCGCAGCGCCCGCGCGGCAGCCGAGGCGCGTCTGGCCGAGGTCGCCGCCGAGCTCGAGGACCTGCGGGCGCACGCACGCCCGGTGGCGCCCGTCGACGCGGAGGCGCTGGCGTCGCTGCGCGAGACGATCGAGCGCCTGCGCACGGAGGCACCGGCCGCCGACGCGCCCCCGGCGACGCTGGGCCTGGACCTCGCCGCCGCGGCGCAACGGCTGCGGGCCCAGCCCGCGGCGCCGGCGGTGGCGGCCGAGGAGCCCGAGCCCGAGCTCGTCGAGGAGCTCGAGGAGCCCGAGCCCGAGCTCGTCGAGGAGCTCGAGGAACCGGAGGCTGTCGCGGGGCCCGAGGCCGTCGCGGAGGCCGTCGCCGAGCCCGAGGCCGTCGAGGAGCCGGAGAGCGCGCAGGTGGCGCCCGAGCCTGAGCCTGAGCCTGCGGCCGAGGCGGTCACCGAGCCCGAGCCCGCCGCGGCCGAGCCCGAGCGCGCGCCGCTGCCCAGCCGCCGCCCCGTCGGGCCGCCCGGCCCCTGGCTACGCGACGCCCTCGGCTCGCTCGTGGCCGACGAGCCCGACATCGCCGAGCTGCTCTTCGTCTCCCTGCTGCCGGCCCAGGCCGGGCTGGACCGCGGCGACGGCCTGGCCTACGACGTCGACATCGATGGCGGGGCCAGCCACCGCGTGCTGCTCAAGGGCGGTCGCGCCCGTGTCGAGATGGCCGGCCGCGCCCGGGTCGAGGCGACGATCGCCGGGCCGCTGGCCGCGCTCGTGCCGCTGGCCACCGGCGGCGCCAGATGGCGCCTGCCCGGCACGCGGATCGCCGGGCGCCGCCACGTGCGCCGCGTGCTCAAGGCGCGCCGCGCCCCGCTGGGCCTGGCCGACCTGGCCGCGGCCGGCGTCGCGCCGTCGCCCGGCCTGCTGCTGACCGTCCTGGCGCGTGCGGTCCCCGCATCCTGGATCGCCGGCCGGGCCCTGGCCGTGGACGTCGCGGTGGCGGGCGCCGACCCCTGGCGCGTCGTCGCCGGCGACGGCGGGCTGCTCATCGTGCCCTCCGATCCCGAGCGCCCGGCGTCGAGCACGCTGCACGTCGCCGCCGGCCGCCTGCCCGCCGTGCTGGCCGGCACGGCGCGCCCGTCGGAGGCCTGGATCGAGGGCGACGCCGAGCCCGTCGGCGTGCTCGTGGGCTGGCTCGACCGCGCCCAGCGCGGCGAGCACGTCACGGCCTAGGGACGCGGCGGTTTGCCCACGGACCGGGTTTCCCGCACCGTGCGGGGGAGCACCGCGCCGGGCGCTCCCGCCGTCCGGTGCGCCGCCTATTCTCGGAAGCGCCCGTGAGCACGCCCTCCGCCGTCCACCTGCACGTCCATTCCGAGTACTCGCTGCTGGACGGCGCGTGCAACATCGAGGCCCTCGCCAAGCGCGCCGCCGAGTTCGGCCAGCCCGCCCTGGGCCTGACCGACCACGGCGTGATGAACGGCGCCGTCGAGCTCTACAAGGCGTGTCGCAAGCACGATGTCAAGCCCATCCTGGGCTGCGAGATCTACCTCGTCGACGACCACGCCAACCGCGCGCCGGGCCGCGTCGAGCGCAACCACCTGACGCTGCTGGCGGCCGACGAGGTCGGCTACCGCAACCTCGTCAAGCTCTCCTCGGCGGGCTTCCTGGAAGGGCTGCACCGCGGCAAGCCGTCGCTGGACATGGGGCAGCTGGCGACCCACGGCGAGGGCGTCATCGCGCTCACGGGCTGCCTGGCGTCGCGCTTCTGCCAGCGGCTGCTCAGCGACGACCCGTCCGCAGCACGCGCGCACGCCGACGACCTCATGCAGGTCTTCGGTGCCGAGAACGTCTACTTCGAGGTCCAGAAGAACGGCCTCGCCGACCAGGACAAGGCCAACGAGGGCATCGTGCGGATCGCGCGCGAGCTCGGCCGCCCGCTCGTCGGCACCGGCGACGTGCACTACCTGCGCCGCGAGGACTACCACCACCACA from the Baekduia soli genome contains:
- a CDS encoding coiled-coil domain-containing protein; translated protein: MSHPQPPDHGNVVDPAVLASRRARRAEVSEDASLELRLFEAERRLGEVAAERDALQARLERHERDLRTTRQREWAEQQQRLEAQGEAAATRELAAEQVARLRERLAEAEAEVSVLGAERDRVRAALERERTAGLAERDRRAALEREHTALRAELHRRTGLADAAAAAVSDARRELAGARAQREATAALEVRLAAERTALAEQVAAVEGAVASVRDRLGTVARALRDRLVAERSARDRAETALAAERAALDRARQQTAWLEDELARRAAVEEQLRRALDALGAELAAVRAGEGERMARLGAQVEAVVRIAAGLRDGVARERDAEHEALTASLSAMQARVTELTARVAAAADAGAELEAERTARWVAEAELEAERRRGDEDRSARAAAEARLAEVAAELEDLRAHARPVAPVDAEALASLRETIERLRTEAPAADAPPATLGLDLAAAAQRLRAQPAAPAVAAEEPEPELVEELEEPEPELVEELEEPEAVAGPEAVAEAVAEPEAVEEPESAQVAPEPEPEPAAEAVTEPEPAAAEPERAPLPSRRPVGPPGPWLRDALGSLVADEPDIAELLFVSLLPAQAGLDRGDGLAYDVDIDGGASHRVLLKGGRARVEMAGRARVEATIAGPLAALVPLATGGARWRLPGTRIAGRRHVRRVLKARRAPLGLADLAAAGVAPSPGLLLTVLARAVPASWIAGRALAVDVAVAGADPWRVVAGDGGLLIVPSDPERPASSTLHVAAGRLPAVLAGTARPSEAWIEGDAEPVGVLVGWLDRAQRGEHVTA